The Trichocoleus sp. FACHB-46 genomic sequence TCGCTTCGTTCCTAAAGTGGCTAAAACCCTGATTCTGCCGTTGACTAATAAGTTTTACTTAACTTACATTTGAAGAGGTAGGCAGCTTAGTTATTTCTGAGTGTTAGGTAATGGGCTAGGAATTAAAAGACTTTTACTCAATTGTGTTCTACACACTTTGGCTTTGACGCTACTGCTATTTAGTTGCCATACTTTGGAGGAAGTGATTAAAGCACCAGAATGAAACAACACGAACTTTTACTTCACCAATCAAAGCCATACGTGATCAACTTATCTATACAAGACGTTGAGTATCACCTAAGCAGCAAGCTATTGAATCCTCAGTACAGGACAAGTAACAAAAAGGCATGCTTAGGAAGATCTAACCTTATGATTTCTGAGTTAAGGCTGTTCTATTACTCTTATACGAATTAAATACATAAAATGGTCTTCATAGACCGCATAATTAACATTGGCATATCTCTAAAGTTTCAACCAGCTACTATCCAGTGTCAATTTTAGATGCGTAAACCAGCTTGCAGCCCAGGATCACGTCTTCGTTATAGAGCTAATATCAAATTAGCGAACCAACAAGACAAATTATTAAATTTAGAAATTTGTCAACAAGGAAACTTACTAGATTTACAAAAGGAGAAAGCGAATAACTTAGGTAGTCTTACATACTTGAGAAATGAGTTACGAGTAGTCGATTTATTTGCAGGAGCAGGAGGAATGGGTTTAGGCTTTCTGATGGCCAATAGCCAAAAGAAAGGCTTCCGAATCATTCAAGCTGCTGAGCTTAATCCAATATATGTTAAGAGCTTAGAAAAAAATCACCAGTACTTCTCACAGCACACGGCCTATAAAGTAGATGACTGTTCTCCAAAAGAGTTTTCACCTATAGACTTAAGCTCTCAAATTGGTCGTAACCTTGTAAAGGAAGCTGTCGATCGTGCAGGTGGGGTTGATATTTTAATTGGCGGTCCGCCATGCCAAGGATTTTCTCAGTCTAACCGTAATTCCTGGAGCCCAGAGAATCCATATAACAAACTTGTTGAGATGTTTGTCAAGTGCGCTGTAGAACTGGAGCCCAAAGTCATCCTTATGGAAAACGTTCAGGGGATTCTTTGGACACCAAGACCTATTGAAGGAAAGGCAAAAGAACTAGGTGTAGTTGACTACGTTTCAAAGAAATTAATGGATGCTGGATATATCCTTTTTCCAGCAGTCGTAGATGCAGCTTGGTATGGTGTTCCTCAACATAGAAATAGATTTTTTCTATTAGCCTTGCACAGAAGTATGGGATATACACACAGTGATTTTGGTGAGTGGGGAGCATTCCCAAAACCAACTCATGGTTCTTTAGGAAAGTATGATTATGTAACCGTGCAAGATGCAATTGCTGATTTACCTAGAGTCAATAATGGTGAGAATAGAGTTATCCAGGAATATCAAGGTCCTA encodes the following:
- a CDS encoding DNA cytosine methyltransferase; amino-acid sequence: MRKPACSPGSRLRYRANIKLANQQDKLLNLEICQQGNLLDLQKEKANNLGSLTYLRNELRVVDLFAGAGGMGLGFLMANSQKKGFRIIQAAELNPIYVKSLEKNHQYFSQHTAYKVDDCSPKEFSPIDLSSQIGRNLVKEAVDRAGGVDILIGGPPCQGFSQSNRNSWSPENPYNKLVEMFVKCAVELEPKVILMENVQGILWTPRPIEGKAKELGVVDYVSKKLMDAGYILFPAVVDAAWYGVPQHRNRFFLLALHRSMGYTHSDFGEWGAFPKPTHGSLGKYDYVTVQDAIADLPRVNNGENRVIQEYQGPSGENLRINPFLSLMRQMAPKETIEGHIVSRQADYVIERYKNIPQGGNWQNIRHMMDNYKDISRTHSNIYRRLRWSEPSITIGNYRKSMIIHPIQDRGLSLREAARLQSLPDWFTFCGSVNDSVTSGIMHKQQQLANAVSFLLTRAIADYILKL